The DNA region GCTGGGTGTGGAGCTGTTTTTCGACGAAGGTCTGATGGTGCCCGACAAGGCGCTGAGCCTCGAAGACGGCGCGATTGCCCCGTGGCGCAAGGGGAAATCTCCGTATTTCGTTCAGACGATCGAGGCGATTGCCAAGCACTACGGCTTTGCGGCCAAGACCAAGTGGAAGGACCTGTCGCCCGATATTCAGCAGGTGTTTCTGCGCGGGTCGGGTGAGGAGGAGATCAAGTTCCGCTACGACGAAGGCGGGCGCGTTTACCAAGTGGAACGCACGTTCGAGGGTGTGATCCCCAATATGGAGCGTCGGTATCGCGAGACCGATAGCGCCTGGATTCGCGAGGAATTTGAGCGGTTCCAGAACAACCGCCCCTGCGGCGATTGCGGCGGGTTTCGCCTGCGGCCCGAGGCGTTGGCCGTGAAGATTGGTCCATCGGACAGGCTCCTCCATGTGGGGCAGGTCGTGCAGATGTCGATTGCGGAGGCGTTGGCCTGGGTCGACACGGTCCCCGACGCGCTGAGCAAACAGAAGAATGAGGTCGCCCGCGCGATCCTGAAGGAAATTCGCGAGCGGCTGGGGTTCCTGAACAATGTGGGCCTGCAATACCTGACCCTGTCGCGCAACGCGGGCACGCTGTCCGGTGGCGAGGCGCAGCGGATCCGGCTGGCATCCCAGATCGGGTCCGGCCTCACGGGCGTGCTCTATGTGCTCGATGAGCCGTCCATCGGCCTGCACCAGCGCGACAATGACCGGCTGTTGACGACGCTGAAAAACCTGCGCGATCAGGGCAATACGGTGATCGTGGTGGAACATGATGAGGAAGCGATCCGGGAGGCGGACTACGTCTTCGATATCGGTCCAGGGGCGGGCGTCCATGGCGGGCAGGTGGTGGGGCACGGCACGCCCGCCGATCTGATCGCGAATTCCAAATCCATCACCGGCGATTATCTGGCAGGCCGTAAGGAAATCGCCGTGCCGGTCAAGCGGCGCAAGGGCAACAAGAAGAAGCTGCAGGTGGTGAAGGCCACGGGCAACAACCTGCAAAACGTGACCGCAGATTTCCCGCTGGGGCAGTTTGTCTGCGTCACCGGCGTGTCCGGCGGCGGTAAATCGACCCTGACGATTGAGACCTTGTTCAAAACGGCGTCGATGAAGCTGAACGGCGCGCGGCAGACGCCTGCGCCGTGTGAGACGATCAAGGGGCTGGAGCATCTGGACAAGGTGATCGACATCGACCAGCGCGCCATCGGGCGGACGCCGCGGTCGAACCCCGCCACCTATACCGGGGCCTTCACACCGATCCGCGACTGGTTTGCGGGCCTGCCGGAATCGAAAGCGCGCGGGTACAAGCCGGGGCGGTTTTCGTTCAACGTCAAAGGTGGCCGGTGCGAGGCCTGTCAGGGCGACGGCCTGATCAAGATCGAGATGCACTTCCTGCCCGACGTCTACGTCCAATGCGAGACCTGCAAAGGCGCGCGCTACAACCGCGAAACGCTGGAGATCAAATTCAAGGGCAAATCCATTGCCGACGTGTTGGATATGACGGTGGAGGACGCGCAGGATTTTTTCAAGGCGGTGCCGAGCATCCGCGAAAAGATGGATGCTCTGGTGCGGGTGGGTCTGGGCTACATCAAGGTCGGTCAGCAGGCCACGACGCTGTCGGGCGGAGAGGCGCAGCGGGTGAAACTATCGAAGGAGCTGGCTAAACGCTCAACCGGGCGCACGCTCTATATTCTGGATGAACCGACCACGGGTCTGCATTTTGAGGACGTGCGCAAGCTGTTGGAAGTGCTGCATGAATTGGTGGATCAGGGGAATTCTGTTCTGGTGATTGAACACAACCTCGATGTGGTGAAGACCGCCGACCATATCATCGATATCGGGCCGGAGGGCGGCGATGGCGGCGGGCAGATCGTGGCCAAGGGCACGCCCGAACAGGTGGCAAAGGTGCCCGAGAGCCATACCGGGCGCTACCTCGCCCCGATGCTGGATGCGCGAAAGCACGCGGCGGAATAGCGCGCCGCGTGCCTGGATCTCTATGCCCCGATGTCAGCCGCGCGACGTGACGCGACGCAGGGCACCCAATGCGCCGAGACCTGCGACCAGAAGCACGGCACCGGCGGGCAGCGGCACCGGTGACATGACCTCGGACGGGTCGGACGACACGCCTACATAGCCGCTGACGAACACGTTGAAGGTTGTCGATGTTCTGCCCGTGGAGGGGAGGTCGAAATTGTAGACGAACAGCTCACTATTGGCCGTGCCGAGGGCGAGCTCTTCAATGACCGCGTCCAAGCCTTCGTTGTAGATCACCACGCCATCGCGCTCGATCCGCACCTCGGTGCCGGATGCAGCCGCCCCGCCCACCAGCGGGTCAATCGCCTGGGAGATCGCCGTTTCGATGTCGAAGGTCAGGATGAGGGACTGGGTGACGGGACCCACGTTGCTGAAACTCCAGAGCGCGCGACGCTCCCCTTCTGCAAAGACCGAGCCCACGGAATTGACCGACCCGGTGGCCGACAGGGCGGCTTCTCCCAGATCGACGGGGTTGGTGGTGTTGATCAGGCTGCCGGTGCAGCAAGTGTCGGTGCCGTTGTCATCGCCGGTCACCAACCCGAAATCTCCGCTGGTCACGATGGAGGAGGGGCCGGGCTGATAGCCGTGGCTCTCGGTGATCGTATTGGCGGCGGAGGTCTGGACCGTGACACCGACGGAGCTGTTGAATTGAGCGACCGTGGCGGCGGATGCGGGCAGCGCCACGCAGATGGACAGGGCAAGGATTGCGGATCTCAACATGGGGGATCTCCTGAAATGGGGGGCGGATACGGGGGAAACGCGCATCTGCCGGGTTGAAAATGTTTAAATGAAAGCCTGCGAAGAATGCGCTGGCCGCGGCTATCCGCCAAGGCAGGCATCCCGTACCCCGCGCCTGCCGATCTCGGCGGAAACCTGCGCGTCGTGACCCAAATTTTTCAGGACATTCCGGCCCGGCGCGGATCGTCACCCCTGGCCGTGTCGCAACATTCGCCAGTGCAGGACCAGGTTGGGGAAGAAGATCAGGATGAAGCCGAAGGTGAAAAAGGCGGCAAACATCAACGGGATCCAGAGGATCGACAGCACGACCCCCACGCCGCCGGTGATCCGATTGGCAGTCGCGCCGTTGACGAAGCGGTGCAGCCAGGAATGCAGGAGCCGCCCCCCATCCAGCGGCAGGACCGGGATCAGGTTGAACAGGGCGAGAAACAGGTTGAGCCGGGCGAAGATCTCCAGCGTGCGGTAGAGGTCGGACTGCCCGAGCGGTGGGCCGGTGATCCATGTGCCGTTGACGTTGATCGGCTCGGGCGGGCCAGCGGCCAGCGCAGGCAGGACAAGCGTGGCAACGGCCCAGAGCGCGAGGTTCACCAGGGGGCCCGCGATGGCGATCAGTTCCGCCTGGCGCGGGGTGACGCGGGCGTCGTGTTCGCAAAACCCGCCGCCGCCAAACAGCACGACGCGGGTCACGGGCACGCGCTGGACGACGCAGGCGGCGGCGTGGCCCAATTCGTGCAGGAGGATGGCGATGACGATCATCGCAAAGGCCGTGGCCGCCGCAAGGATGCCTCGGTCGATGAAGATCATGCCAAACAGCACGGCGAGGATCAGCAGGCTGATGTCGAACTGGATCGGGATGCGCCACGGGCCGCGCAGGGTGAAGGCGATGGAATTGCCCATCAGCACCGCCCTTTCACGCCTGCACCATGAGGGCGTCGAGCCCGTGAAAATGATAGATGTCGGCGTAGCGTGGTGGCGCGGTGAGGGTCAGGTTTGGGCAGCGATCAAAGAGGATCGGCAGGGCGATTTGCAGCTCTAGCCGGGCCAGGGGCGCGCCGACGCAGAAATGCAGACCCGCGCCGAAGGCCAGTTGCGCGGGGCCTTTGCGGGCGGGGTCGAAGGTATCGGGATCGGGGTAGGCAGCGGGATCACGGTTGGCGGCGGCAAGGAGAAGCGCCACCTGATCGCCGCGCTGGAACGTGTGGCCGTGGAGCGTGACATCTTCATAGGCGGTGCGCGTGAACATGTGCAGCGGCGGGTCGATGCGCAGGAGTTCTTCGGTGAACTTGGCCGGGTCCCGTGGCGGGCGGTGCTGCTGTTGGAGGCAGAGTTTCACGCCGTTGCCGATGGAATGGACCGTCGCCTCATGGCCCGCGTTCAGCAGCAGGATGCAGGTGGTGATCAGCTCATCGGTGGAGAGCTTTTCGCCGTCTTCTTCTGCGGCGATCAGGGCGGTGATCAGGTCGTCGCGGGGGTCTTTGCGACGCTGCCGGGCATAGTCTCGCATGAAGGCCACGAACTCCTCCGTCGCCTTGACGGCGACGTCCTCGTCGCTGCGGGTTCGGCCCGCCTGATACATCATCACCATGGCGTTGGACCAGCGCAGGAGGTCCGGCGCCATCTCCTCGGGCACGCCCAGAAGGCGGGCGATGAGGGTGACGGGCAGGGGGCGGGCGAATGTGTCTAGCAGATCATGCGCGCCGTCCGGAAAGGCGTCGATCAGATCATGGGTCAGCTGGGTGATGTCAGGGGCCAGCGCCTTGATCCGCCGGTTGGTGAAGGCACGCAGGACAAGGCCGCGCAGGCGGGTGTGGCGCGGTGGCTCCAGCTCCAGCATGGAATGGGCTTCGACATCGTAGAACGGCTGGAGATGGTCGGGAACAGGCAGCGCATCGACGGGCTCGCGCCCAAACCGGCGGTCGCGCAGAATCGCGTTGGTGGCAGCAAAGGTGGTCGTGCAGGGCATCGCGTAATCGGCCCAGTGGACCAGCGGGCCGTGAGCGCGCGCCGCCGCGTAGAACGGGTAGGGGTTCTGGACGAAATCGTCGTCCGTGGGCGATTGGTGCAGCGTGATCATGGGGGCCGTTAAAGTAGATCGACGCCCCGCTGGGTAGGGGGCGTCGGAGGTTTTTTCACATGTGGGCGGGGTTAATCTGCCCCGCGCACCGGAATGGACGTGCCCTGGGCCGGTCGGACGAGCCGCTGGATCAGGAAGATCGCCACGGCCAGGCCAACACCGGCGAGGTCCGTCGCGATGCCGCCTGCGATCAGTAGAAGCGCCGCGATGATCAGGCCCGCGCGCAGGAACCAGACGGCCCGTCCGCCCAGGAACCAGCCCTGGATGCCCGACGTCAGCAGGAAGATGCCAAGGATGGCGGTGATGCCTGCGCGGGCGATGTCGTACCAGGCAGGCGCCTCATGCACCATCTCGCCTGCAACCTCCACGATGGGGCCCTGCATCAGCAGGCTGCCGTTGTAGAAGAACATGAAGGGCACGATGAACGCGGCGATGCCGATCTTGAAGGAGGCGACAGAGGTCTCCATCGGGTTCGCGCCCGAGATGCCCGCCGCCGCATAAGAGGCCAGCGCCACGGGCGGCGTGATGGCCGAGACGACGGCGAAGTAGAAGACGAAGAAATGCGCCGTCAGCTGCGGGATGCCGAGGGACACGAGGCCCGGGGCGACGACGGAGGCCGCGACCGCATAGGCGGCCGTGGTCGGCATGCCCATCCCCAGAAGGATCGCGATGCACATGGCGAAGAAGAGCGCCAGAAGCTGGGAGACACCGGCGAGGTCCAGCAGCACGGCGGAGAAGCGCGCGCCAACGCCCGTCAGGCTGATCACGCCCACGATGATGCCCGCACAGGCACAGACCGCGATGATCTGGATCGACATGACCCCCGCGATCTCCAGCCCGTGCAGCAGGCCCCTGAGGCCAAGGCCCACGGCGCTGTCGGGCTTCATGAACTCGACGATGGAGATATAGACGAAGGCGGCCACGATGATCAGCCCGGTGATCGTGCCGAGGCTGGTGATCAGGGCGGGCTGGGGTTGGCCCGGCGCGGGCGCGGGTGTGACGATCCAGACCAGCGTGAGCGCGATGGTCATCGCCGTGATCGCCAGCACGAACAGACGCTGGATTGACCAGCCACCGCGCGGGGTGAAATGTTCGGGCACCGCCCAGGAGACGACAACGGCGGCGATGGTGGCGAGGGTTCCGGCCCGGATCACCGAATAGCCCATGAACAAAGCGAAGATCAGGATGATGATCGGCAGGAACAGGAAGACTTTCCTCGCCATTTCCTTGAACTTCGGCAGCTCATCCTCTCGCATCCCGCGCATGCCCAGTTTCGCGGCCTCGAAATCCACCATGAAGTAGATCGAGGTGAAATAGAGGACGGCGGGGATCAGCGCCGCGATGGCGATGTCCTGATAGGGGATGCCGGTGATCTCGGCCATGATGAACGCGCCTGCGCCCATGATCGGCGGCATGATCTGCCCGCCTGTGGAAGCTGCGGCCTCAACCGCTCCGGCAGTTTTCTTGTGGTAGCCGACCTTCTTCATCAGCGGGATCGTGAGGGAGCCTGTGGCGACCACGTTACCGGCGCTGGTGCCGTTGATCATGCCCATCAGGCCCGATGCGAAGATCGCCACCTTGGCGGGGCCGCCACGCGCGCGCCCGGCGGCGGCGAAGGCAAAGTTCACGAAGTAGTCGCCCACCTTGGAGGCCTGAAGGAAGGCTGCGAAGATGATGAACAGGATGATGTAGGTGGAGGACACGGCAGTGGTTGGCCCAAGGATGCCCGCATCGGTGTAGACGAAGCCGAAGAAGCGCTGCCAGTCATAGGGGTTCTGCACCGCCAGGATGCCGGGCAGGAGGTGAGCCGTGAAGGTGTAAATGAGAAAGATACCGGTGATGATCACCAGCGCCAGGCCCGCAACGCGGCGGGTCAGCTCCAGGATCATGGCCGCGCCCGCCGTGGCGGCAAAGGCCACGCCGATGGGCACGAAGGACGTGCCGACGGAGTTGCGTGCGGCGGTGGAATAGATCGGGATCAGGTAAAGCGCCACGACCAGCGCGCAGAGGGCCAGCACGATGTCGGACGCAGCGAAGGACCCGCGGCCCTGACGCTCGAACCAGCCAAGCACAATCGCGCCGCCGGTGGCGACCAGCAGCGGGATGCCGAAGCTGTAGACCTCCGCATTGTAGATATCCGTGCCGGGGAAGGCGGCCCAGGTGGTCAGGCCGCCCATTTGGGGCAGCTGGCCACCGTTGATCTGGCCGATGAAGCCCAGAACCGTGACGCCTGCGAACAGGGCGGGCAATGCGAAGAGGGCCGCGATGAGGGAGATCACCTTGGTGGAGCGATCGGACCCGGCGTCCGTGCCAAAGGTATGGGCGGAGAACAACATGAACCCCAGCGCCAGCGCGCCCGCGATGTGGACGATGCGGAAATTCCACGTCTCCATCGGGAATTGCGGCAGGAAAGGCAGGTCGATCCCGGTCATGGAGGACAGCGACAATCCGTTCAGCGCGGCCATGTGGAAGCCAGCATAGAGGACCGACAGGATACCGACGATCAGGAACGACCGGCCCTCAAACAGGCGGCGGTTGCTTTCCACCGGCTCCTCATCCACGCCATCCGCGATGACGGGGCCTTCTACCTGGTCTTTTGCGGCGCTCTGGTCGGTCATGGTCGTGTCCCTTGGGGTCTGGTGGGCTGGTGTGAGAGGAGAGGCGGGGGGTCAGTCCCGCACGCTCAAAATCTCGTCCAGCGGCTTTTTCAGTTTGGCAACGGCGGGCACTTTCGCGTCAAGCGCGGGGTGGCCCACGGCGAGGATCATCGTGGCCTTCTCGGAAGCGGGCCGGTCCAGCGCATTATTCAGGAATTTCATTGGGTTGGGCGTATGTGTTAACACGCTTAACCCGGCGCGGTGCAGGGACCAGATCAGGAATCCCGTGGCGATGCCCACGCTTTCGGGCACATAATAATTCTTGAACCTTGTCCCGTCATCGAACGCCCCCCAACGCTGCGCGAAGACGACGATCAGCCAGGGCGCGGTGGTCAGATGCGGCTTATTCTCGTCTGTGCCGATGGGCTCCAGCGCCTTGATCCACTCATCGCCCGCGCCGCCCGCGTAAAAGGCGCGCTCCTCGGTCTCGGCCTCCTCGCGGATGCGCTGTTTCAAGGCCGGGTTGGCGATGGCCACAAAGTGCCAGGGTTGGTGGTTTGCGCCAGACGGTGCGGTGCCTGCGGCCTTCACGCAGGCCTCAATCACCTCCCGCGGCACGGGCCGGTCGGTGAAGTCGCGGATGGTATGGCGGGTCCGGATCTCTGCGTAGGCCGCATTTGCAGCCTCCAACGCCTGCGCGTCGGTCAGGTCGGCACGATCTGGCAGGGCCAGCGCCTCGTATGACATATGCGAGCGGCTAAACATTTGATGTCCGGGGAAAAAAAGAGGGTGGGCGGGCCCGCGGACAGGCCCGCCCGATGGGATCGGCTCAGCCGCCGTGGATCATGTCGTCGGCGATGGTCGCACCGGCATTCTCAATGAACCACTGGGCCGCGCCGGGGTGCCACATCAGGACTTCGTTCTTGTCCCAGTTCTCTGGCAGCGTGGAGCGTGCCGCGCCGTGGATCGCCATCATCCGCTCGTTGTCGGACATGATGATGTCCACGACGGAATAGACGAAGCTGTCGGGCAGCTCGCAATTGGCGATGGCGAAGTTCCACATCGATACGGAGTTCGCGTCTTCGGTCAGCGTCTCATAGGTGCCCGCCGGGATCACGAAGGGCGATACGGGGAACGTTTCCATGATCGTCGCCTGCTCTTCTTCGGTGAAGGCGATGAAGTTGATGTCGGTCTGCACTTCCAGCTGGCTCACGGCAGGTGTCGGCACACCGGCTGCAAAGGCGATGACGTCCAGAAGGCCGTCCTGCACCTGACCACCCAGGTCGGTCCAGTTGCCGTTGCGACGGTCAAACTCGATGCCGAGGGTTTCCATCATGCGCGGGAAATAGGTGTCCGAGGTGGAGCCTGCGGGGCCAAAGCCGATCCGTGCACCGTCCGGGATATCGGAAATTGCCTCGATGCCCGAGGACGCCAGCACGGTGATCGCGAAGGGCGTCTGGTACATCGGGAACATCGCGCAGGCACCGGTCATTTGCAGGCCGGGGGCGATGGGGTTGGTGCCTTGCAGGCTTTCCGCCGCCGGGCCCATCGTGGTCATGCCGAACTGCGCCTCGCCGGTGTGGACCAGCGCCATGTTCTGCATGGGTCCGCCGGTGATTTCACCCGCGCCGGAAATGCCCAATTCGTCCGCCACCAGGTTGGCCCAACCGGAGCCGTAGGCAAAGTAGGTGCCGCCCTGGCCTGCGGTGCCGAGGGTGAAGTTTTCGGGCCAGCCGGTGCGGTCGACGTCCTGCGCGAAGGCGGAGGTTGCAACGATGGCAGTGGACAGCGTGAGTGCGCCCAGTTTGGTGAATGTCATAATAGTCTCCCTAAGGTCTATGCGACCGGGCACCCGTGCGGGCTCCCATCCCGATCGCTTGGCGTGTTGGTGAGGACATTAACTAAGTCTGACAACCGAACAATCGCGATGTTTGCGCTAACGCGCCGGGGCGCTGCCGAAAATGGGTCGTTTTCCACCCATCGCGCAGGCCGTCGTGGGTGGAAATTGACCCATCGGTCGGGAACCATTGTCTTGCAAGACAATGGTCCAGAGCCTTGCAAGGCTCTGGTAAAACCCTTGCAAGGGTTTTACGCGCGGTCGGCGGGACGAAAGTCGTCGCGCGCAAGCCCGTGTTTCTGCATCTTCTCGTAGAGGGCTTTGCGGCTGATCCCCAGCGCCTCATATGTCGCCTTGATCGAGCCGTTCTGGGCGCTGAGTGTAGCGGCAATCAGGCTGCGTTCATGGGCGGCCATCTGATCGGCAAGCCGTCCCGTCTCCGACGCCGCGCCGCCATGTCCCAGCCCCAGGATCGCGCGCTCGGCCTCATTGCGCAGCTCGCGGATATTGCCGGGCCAGTCGCGTGAGGCGAGATCTGCCAGCATATCGGGCGAGACCGCAGGCACCGGACGGTTGTGCCGGGCGGACGCATTGGCCAGCAGGATCTGGAAGAGGCCGGGAATGTCTTCGCGCCGCTCCGCCAGCGGCGGCATCCGCAGGGTCACAACGTTGAGGCGGTAGAGCAGATCATCCCGAAACGCGCCCTCTGCCGCCGCTTGCGCCAGATCGCGTCTGGAGGCCGCGATGACGCGCAGATCAAGGGCAACGGCTTCATTCGTGCCCAGGGGGGTGATCGCGCGGTCCTGCAGGGCGGTCAGCAATTTGCCTTGCAGGGGCAGGGGGATGCTGTCGATCTGATCCAGAAACAGGGTGCCACCGCGGGCGTGCTGGAACTTGCCGTAACGCTCCCGTGTGGCGCCTTCAAAGGCACCTGGAGCGTGGCCAAACAGCTCACTTTCCATCAGC from Jannaschia sp. CCS1 includes:
- the uvrA gene encoding excinuclease ABC subunit UvrA, with the translated sequence MAELKNIEVRGAREHNLKDIDVDIPRDQLVVITGLSGSGKSSLAFDTIYAEGQRRYVESLSAYARQFLDMMEKPDVDHISGLSPAISIEQKTTSKNPRSTVGTVTEIYDYLRLLFARAGTPYSPATGLPIEAQQVQDMVDRVMAMEEGTRAYLLAPIIRDRKGEYRKEFTELRKQGFQRVKVDGQFYELDEPPTLDKKFRHDIDVVVDRIVVRDGAETRLADSFRTALDLADGIAVLETAVKEGEDAERFTFSEKFACPQSGFTIPEIEPRLFSFNAPFGACPSCDGLGVELFFDEGLMVPDKALSLEDGAIAPWRKGKSPYFVQTIEAIAKHYGFAAKTKWKDLSPDIQQVFLRGSGEEEIKFRYDEGGRVYQVERTFEGVIPNMERRYRETDSAWIREEFERFQNNRPCGDCGGFRLRPEALAVKIGPSDRLLHVGQVVQMSIAEALAWVDTVPDALSKQKNEVARAILKEIRERLGFLNNVGLQYLTLSRNAGTLSGGEAQRIRLASQIGSGLTGVLYVLDEPSIGLHQRDNDRLLTTLKNLRDQGNTVIVVEHDEEAIREADYVFDIGPGAGVHGGQVVGHGTPADLIANSKSITGDYLAGRKEIAVPVKRRKGNKKKLQVVKATGNNLQNVTADFPLGQFVCVTGVSGGGKSTLTIETLFKTASMKLNGARQTPAPCETIKGLEHLDKVIDIDQRAIGRTPRSNPATYTGAFTPIRDWFAGLPESKARGYKPGRFSFNVKGGRCEACQGDGLIKIEMHFLPDVYVQCETCKGARYNRETLEIKFKGKSIADVLDMTVEDAQDFFKAVPSIREKMDALVRVGLGYIKVGQQATTLSGGEAQRVKLSKELAKRSTGRTLYILDEPTTGLHFEDVRKLLEVLHELVDQGNSVLVIEHNLDVVKTADHIIDIGPEGGDGGGQIVAKGTPEQVAKVPESHTGRYLAPMLDARKHAAE
- a CDS encoding VPLPA-CTERM sorting domain-containing protein, with product MLRSAILALSICVALPASAATVAQFNSSVGVTVQTSAANTITESHGYQPGPSSIVTSGDFGLVTGDDNGTDTCCTGSLINTTNPVDLGEAALSATGSVNSVGSVFAEGERRALWSFSNVGPVTQSLILTFDIETAISQAIDPLVGGAAASGTEVRIERDGVVIYNEGLDAVIEELALGTANSELFVYNFDLPSTGRTSTTFNVFVSGYVGVSSDPSEVMSPVPLPAGAVLLVAGLGALGALRRVTSRG
- a CDS encoding site-2 protease family protein, which gives rise to MGNSIAFTLRGPWRIPIQFDISLLILAVLFGMIFIDRGILAAATAFAMIVIAILLHELGHAAACVVQRVPVTRVVLFGGGGFCEHDARVTPRQAELIAIAGPLVNLALWAVATLVLPALAAGPPEPINVNGTWITGPPLGQSDLYRTLEIFARLNLFLALFNLIPVLPLDGGRLLHSWLHRFVNGATANRITGGVGVVLSILWIPLMFAAFFTFGFILIFFPNLVLHWRMLRHGQG
- a CDS encoding cytochrome P450, whose amino-acid sequence is MITLHQSPTDDDFVQNPYPFYAAARAHGPLVHWADYAMPCTTTFAATNAILRDRRFGREPVDALPVPDHLQPFYDVEAHSMLELEPPRHTRLRGLVLRAFTNRRIKALAPDITQLTHDLIDAFPDGAHDLLDTFARPLPVTLIARLLGVPEEMAPDLLRWSNAMVMMYQAGRTRSDEDVAVKATEEFVAFMRDYARQRRKDPRDDLITALIAAEEDGEKLSTDELITTCILLLNAGHEATVHSIGNGVKLCLQQQHRPPRDPAKFTEELLRIDPPLHMFTRTAYEDVTLHGHTFQRGDQVALLLAAANRDPAAYPDPDTFDPARKGPAQLAFGAGLHFCVGAPLARLELQIALPILFDRCPNLTLTAPPRYADIYHFHGLDALMVQA
- a CDS encoding TRAP transporter permease; translated protein: MTDQSAAKDQVEGPVIADGVDEEPVESNRRLFEGRSFLIVGILSVLYAGFHMAALNGLSLSSMTGIDLPFLPQFPMETWNFRIVHIAGALALGFMLFSAHTFGTDAGSDRSTKVISLIAALFALPALFAGVTVLGFIGQINGGQLPQMGGLTTWAAFPGTDIYNAEVYSFGIPLLVATGGAIVLGWFERQGRGSFAASDIVLALCALVVALYLIPIYSTAARNSVGTSFVPIGVAFAATAGAAMILELTRRVAGLALVIITGIFLIYTFTAHLLPGILAVQNPYDWQRFFGFVYTDAGILGPTTAVSSTYIILFIIFAAFLQASKVGDYFVNFAFAAAGRARGGPAKVAIFASGLMGMINGTSAGNVVATGSLTIPLMKKVGYHKKTAGAVEAAASTGGQIMPPIMGAGAFIMAEITGIPYQDIAIAALIPAVLYFTSIYFMVDFEAAKLGMRGMREDELPKFKEMARKVFLFLPIIILIFALFMGYSVIRAGTLATIAAVVVSWAVPEHFTPRGGWSIQRLFVLAITAMTIALTLVWIVTPAPAPGQPQPALITSLGTITGLIIVAAFVYISIVEFMKPDSAVGLGLRGLLHGLEIAGVMSIQIIAVCACAGIIVGVISLTGVGARFSAVLLDLAGVSQLLALFFAMCIAILLGMGMPTTAAYAVAASVVAPGLVSLGIPQLTAHFFVFYFAVVSAITPPVALASYAAAGISGANPMETSVASFKIGIAAFIVPFMFFYNGSLLMQGPIVEVAGEMVHEAPAWYDIARAGITAILGIFLLTSGIQGWFLGGRAVWFLRAGLIIAALLLIAGGIATDLAGVGLAVAIFLIQRLVRPAQGTSIPVRGAD
- a CDS encoding nitroreductase family protein — protein: MFSRSHMSYEALALPDRADLTDAQALEAANAAYAEIRTRHTIRDFTDRPVPREVIEACVKAAGTAPSGANHQPWHFVAIANPALKQRIREEAETEERAFYAGGAGDEWIKALEPIGTDENKPHLTTAPWLIVVFAQRWGAFDDGTRFKNYYVPESVGIATGFLIWSLHRAGLSVLTHTPNPMKFLNNALDRPASEKATMILAVGHPALDAKVPAVAKLKKPLDEILSVRD
- a CDS encoding TAXI family TRAP transporter solute-binding subunit, coding for MTFTKLGALTLSTAIVATSAFAQDVDRTGWPENFTLGTAGQGGTYFAYGSGWANLVADELGISGAGEITGGPMQNMALVHTGEAQFGMTTMGPAAESLQGTNPIAPGLQMTGACAMFPMYQTPFAITVLASSGIEAISDIPDGARIGFGPAGSTSDTYFPRMMETLGIEFDRRNGNWTDLGGQVQDGLLDVIAFAAGVPTPAVSQLEVQTDINFIAFTEEEQATIMETFPVSPFVIPAGTYETLTEDANSVSMWNFAIANCELPDSFVYSVVDIIMSDNERMMAIHGAARSTLPENWDKNEVLMWHPGAAQWFIENAGATIADDMIHGG
- a CDS encoding sigma-54-dependent transcriptional regulator, translated to MTQTPVLFVDDEPDLRIAGEQTLSLADLPVIACARAEAALDHISPAFPGVLVTDIRMPGMDGTALMAEALRRDPDLPVILVTGHGDVDLAVHSMRLGAYDFIEKPYAPDRLVQVIRRALDKRRLTMEVRALKAQAADGSADPISAQLIGRSTAMAQLRAQLKAVAETETDVLIEGATGTGKEVAARALHAASARAARPFVAINCAALPETLMESELFGHAPGAFEGATRERYGKFQHARGGTLFLDQIDSIPLPLQGKLLTALQDRAITPLGTNEAVALDLRVIAASRRDLAQAAAEGAFRDDLLYRLNVVTLRMPPLAERREDIPGLFQILLANASARHNRPVPAVSPDMLADLASRDWPGNIRELRNEAERAILGLGHGGAASETGRLADQMAAHERSLIAATLSAQNGSIKATYEALGISRKALYEKMQKHGLARDDFRPADRA